In a single window of the Thamnophis elegans isolate rThaEle1 chromosome 8, rThaEle1.pri, whole genome shotgun sequence genome:
- the LOC116512776 gene encoding sphingomyelin phosphodiesterase 5-like gives MGLRESPYSSRVLGGLDTTARALLFPGYWLASQVLALQRCTGEKAGCAPHGLEVAVRGPLLLLLLLLYSPVSLLALLLWLPLQAARRPFAYQHTPGRAPPEAWALPGPARTLGFLSANLCLLPEGLAKFSNLWRTQWRARHIGQSLARAAQRSTPHCPSAAPNGLPIPQGLLGPPASVLSPPRGDAVVTVELPLIEAVGAVAGVSSSPREISVCFPPNLDILCLQEVFDPRASAQLCRFLGPQFEHIIYDVGTYGLQGCSALKLLNSGLFLASRYPLLAVEFHCYPNAAGEDALSAKGLLCVQVQLAACQGRRVVGYLNCTHLQAPEADGPIRNEQLSLSLLWAQLFQDRHAQPGDVVAFDIFCGDLNFDTCSPGDAMEQGHKIFSHYTDPCRLGPRQDKPWAIGTLLNSLHIYDEAVATPENLKRTLENPEERRKYLAGPLQPDGSANFSATWSEGRRIDYILYRQHSGPEHLKTTVEKVFFFTQLATCSDHLPVGLQLRVSSEVEPEE, from the exons ATGGGCCTCCGGGAGTCGCCCTACTCCAGCCGCGTCCTGGGGGGCCTGGACACCACCGCGAGGGCCCTGCTGTTCCCCGGCTACTGGTTAGCGAGCCAAGTGCTGGCCCTGCAGCGGTGCACGGGGGAGAAGGCCGGCTGCGCGCCGCACGGGCTGGAGGTGGCCGTCCGGGGAccgctcctgctgctgctgctgcttctctacAGCCCCGTTTCGCTCCTGGCGCTCCTGCTCTGGCTGCCCCTGCAGGCGGCCCGGCGGCCCTTCGCCTACCAGCACACGCCCGGCCGAGCCCCTCCGGAGGCCTGGGCACTTCCTGGCCCGGCCAGGACCCTCGGCTTCCTCAGCGCCAACCTCTGCCTGCTCCCCGAGGGGCTGGCCAAATTCAGCAACCTCTGGCGGACCCAATGGCGGGCCAGGCACATCGGCCAGAGCCTGGCGCGAGCAGCACAACGCTCCACGCCCCACTGCCCCTCTGCTGCCCCCAACGGCCTGCCAATCCCACAGGGGCTGCTGGGCCCCCCTGCCAGTGTCCTGAGCCCCCCACGGGGCGACGCTGTGGTGACCGTGGAACTGCCCCTCATAGAGGCGGTGGGGGCCGTGGCAGGGGTGTCCAGCAGTCCCCGGGAGATCTCCGTCTGCTTCCCGCCAAACCTGGACATCCTCTGCCTGCAGGAGGTCTTTGACCCCCGGGCCTCTGCCCAGCTGTGCCGGTTCCTGGGCCCCCAGTTCGAGCACATCATCTATGATGTGGGCACCTACGGCCTGCAGGGCTGCTCCGCTCTGAAGCTGCTGAACAGCGGGCTCTTCCTGGCCAGCCGCTACCCCCTCTTGGCCGTGGAGTTCCACTGTTACCCCAACGCCGCTGGCGAGGATGCCCTGAGTGCGAAGGGCCTGCTGTGTGTGCAG GTGCAGCTGGCAGCTTGCCAAGGGCGAAGGGTCGTTGGATACCTGAACTGCACCCACCTGCAGGCCCCCGAAG CCGACGGGCCCATCCGGAACGAGCAGCTGAGCCTCTCCCTGCTCTGGGCGCAGCTCTTCCAAGACAGGCATGCGCAGCCGGGGGACGTGGTGGCCTTCGACATCTTCTGTGGGGACCTCAATTTCGACACCTGCTCTCCAG GTGACGCGATGGAGCAAGGCCACAAGATCTTCAGCCACTACACCGACCCCTGCCGCCTTGGTCCTCGCCAGGATAAGCCCTGGGCCATCG GGACGCTGTTGAATTCGCTGCACATCTACGACGAAGCCGTGGCCACCCCAGAGAACCTGAAGAG AACTCTGGAGAATCCAGAGGAGCGCAGGAAGTATTTGGCAGGCCCCCTCCAGCCCGATGGCAGCGCCAACTTCTCCGCAACCTGGTCTGAAGGACGGCGCATTGATTACATTCTTTACCGGCAACACTCGGGCCCGGAGCACCTGAAGACC ACGGTGGAGAAagtcttcttcttcacccaactgGCCACCTGCTCGGACCACTTGCCTGTAGGACTGCAACTCCGTGTGTCTTCGGAGGTGGAGCCGGAAGAGTGA